GCCATCACCTCGCTGGAGGTCTACGGCGTGATCATCGCCGGCTGGGCCTCCAATTCGAAGTACGCCTTCCTCGGCGCGCTGCGTGCGTCGGCCCAGATGGTGTCCTACGAGATCGCGATGGGCTTTGCCTTCGTCATCGTGCTGATGGTCTCGGGCAGCCTGAACATCAGCCACATCGTGGCCGCGCAGGAGCACGGCATGGCGGCCGACATGGGCCTGACCTTCCTGTCGTGGAACTGGCTGCCCTTGCTGCCGATCTTCGTGGTCTACGTGATCTCGGGCATCGCCGAGACCAACCGCCACCCCTTCGACGTGGTGGAAGGCGAATCGGAAATCGTGGCCGGCCACATGATCGAGTACTCGGGCATGTCGTTCGCCATGTTCTTCCTGGCCGAGTACGCCAACATGATCCTGGTGTCCATCATCGCGGTGCTCATGTTCCTCGGCGGCTGGTCGTCGCCCCTGAACTTCGCCCCCTTCACCTGGGTGCCGGGCTGGATCTGGCTGGGCATGAAGACCTTCGTGGTCGTGACGATGTTCCTGTGGGTGCGCGCCACCTTCCCGCGCTTCCGTTACGACCAGATCATGCGTCTGGGCTGGAAGATCTTCATTCCCGTCACGCTGGTCTGGCTGGTGCTGGTGGGCCTGGTGATGCAGTCGCCGACGCTGAACATCTGGAAATGGCAACCGGCCGTTGTGACGACGAGGTAAACACACCATGTCCGCAGTAGCTTCCATCAAGAACTTCCTCAACACCTTCCTGTTGACGGAGTTGCTCAAGGGCCTGGCCCTGACGGGCCGGCACTTCCTGTCGCCCCACATCACCGTGCAGTTCCCGGAGGAGAAGACCCCGGCGAGCCCGCGCTTCCGCGGCCTGCACGCGCTGCGCCGCTACGACAACGGCGAAGAGCGCTGCATCGCCTGCAAGCTGTGCGAAGCGGTGTGCCCGGCCATGGCCATCACGATCGAGTCCGACGTGCGCGCCGACGGCACCCGCCGCACCAAGCGCTACGACATCGACCTGACCAAGTGCATCTTCTGCGGTTTCTGCGAAGAGAGCTGCCCGGTCGACTCCATCGTCGAAACCCACATCCTCGAATACCACGGCGAGAAGCGCGGCGACCTCTACTTCACGAAAGAGATGCTGCTGGCCGTTGGCGACCGCTACGAAAAAGAAATCGCGGCCAACAAGGAGGCGGACGCCAAGTACCGATAAGCCCTCCGCTTGTCGTAGGGCCGCTCCCGGTGCACCTGCCCGGGAGGCGGCCCTTAACCCGAGAAAAACATGGATACCAAGACCGCGCTCTTCTATGTGTTCTCCGCGATCCTGCTGTTCTCAGCGTTTCGCGTGATCACCGCCCGCAGCACCGTGCATTCGGCGCTGTTCCTGGTGCTGGCCTTCTTCAACGCCGCCGGCGTGTGGATGCTGCTGCAGGCCGAGTTCCTCGCCATCTCGCTGGTGCTGGTGTACGTCGGTGCGGTGATGGTGCTGTTCCTCTTCGTCGTGATGATGCTGGACATCAACGTCGACCAGATGCGGCAGGACTTCTGGAAGCACTTTCCGCTGGCCGGCCTGGTCGGCGCGGTGATCGCGCTGGAGATGGCGGTGGTGCTGATGGGCGGCTTCAACGTGCCCGAGGCCGAGCCGCTGAGCGCCCGTGCGCTGCAGTTCGGCAACACCAAGCTGCTCGGCTATGAGCTGTACACCAAGTACCTCTATCCGCTGGAAGTGGCGGCGGTGATCCTGTTGGTGGCCATCATCGCGGCGATCGCGCTGACGATGCGCCAGCGCAAGGATTCGCGCTACGTCGATCCGTCCGACCAGGTCAAGGTCAAGAAGGCCGACCGCCTGAAGGTGGTGGCGATGAAGGCCGAGGTCGAGGTGGCGCCGGTGGCCGCTGCCGCGCAGAACGAGCAAGTTTCCACGGGGAGCAAGGCATGACGCTCACTCTCGGGCATTACCTGTCGCTGGGCGCGATCCTGTTCGCGATGTCGGTCATTGGCATCTTCATGAACCGGCGCAACCTGATCGTGCTGTTGATGTGCATCGAGCTGATGCTGCTGGCCGTCAACATGAACTTCGTCGCCTTCTCGCATTACCTCGGCGACATGTCGGGCCAGGTGTTCGTGTTCTTCATCCTCACCGTGGCGGCCGCCGAGTCGGCCATCGGCCTGGCCATCCTGGTCGTGCTGTTCCGCAACCGCTCGACCATCGACGTCGACGAACTGGACAGCCTCAAGGGCTAAGGCGGGAGCAACAGAAAAATGACACAGCTCTCTCAGAACCTGTTGCTGGCGGTGCCGCTGGCACCGCTGGCCGGCGCCGTGCTGGCCGGCCTGTTCGGCCGGCAGA
This genomic stretch from Eleftheria terrae harbors:
- a CDS encoding NADH-quinone oxidoreductase subunit J; its protein translation is MDTKTALFYVFSAILLFSAFRVITARSTVHSALFLVLAFFNAAGVWMLLQAEFLAISLVLVYVGAVMVLFLFVVMMLDINVDQMRQDFWKHFPLAGLVGAVIALEMAVVLMGGFNVPEAEPLSARALQFGNTKLLGYELYTKYLYPLEVAAVILLVAIIAAIALTMRQRKDSRYVDPSDQVKVKKADRLKVVAMKAEVEVAPVAAAAQNEQVSTGSKA
- the nuoI gene encoding NADH-quinone oxidoreductase subunit NuoI; its protein translation is MSAVASIKNFLNTFLLTELLKGLALTGRHFLSPHITVQFPEEKTPASPRFRGLHALRRYDNGEERCIACKLCEAVCPAMAITIESDVRADGTRRTKRYDIDLTKCIFCGFCEESCPVDSIVETHILEYHGEKRGDLYFTKEMLLAVGDRYEKEIAANKEADAKYR
- the nuoH gene encoding NADH-quinone oxidoreductase subunit NuoH, whose protein sequence is MLETINTFGLSTLGGLWPVVWTLVKIVAVVLPLMICVAYLTLWERKAIGWTQVRPGPNRVGPLGLLQPIADAVKLIFKEIIRPTAANKGLFFLAPIMTIMPALAAWAVIPFGPDVALANINAGLLFLMAITSLEVYGVIIAGWASNSKYAFLGALRASAQMVSYEIAMGFAFVIVLMVSGSLNISHIVAAQEHGMAADMGLTFLSWNWLPLLPIFVVYVISGIAETNRHPFDVVEGESEIVAGHMIEYSGMSFAMFFLAEYANMILVSIIAVLMFLGGWSSPLNFAPFTWVPGWIWLGMKTFVVVTMFLWVRATFPRFRYDQIMRLGWKIFIPVTLVWLVLVGLVMQSPTLNIWKWQPAVVTTR
- the nuoK gene encoding NADH-quinone oxidoreductase subunit NuoK, translating into MTLTLGHYLSLGAILFAMSVIGIFMNRRNLIVLLMCIELMLLAVNMNFVAFSHYLGDMSGQVFVFFILTVAAAESAIGLAILVVLFRNRSTIDVDELDSLKG